The Alistipes finegoldii DSM 17242 DNA segment ACAAAAGCGCGGTGCATCGTCCCCACGAAACGGAATCCGGCTTTGTCCAGCACCCGCTGCGAAGCGGGATTCGAGACGTATGCGGCGGCAAAGATACGAATTATCGGGGTATTTGCGAAAACCCACTCCGCGGCCCGCGCCACGGCGGCGGTCATAACGCCCCGTCCCCGGTACGAGACCCCGGTACGAAGCCCCGATCCGACAGCCGATTCCGGCGTTGAACCGCCCGACATCCGTCCCCGGCGCCAACCCGATGCCGCCCACGGCTTTGCCGCCGATCACTACGGCGAAATCCTCCGGCGGGGGGGGGCTGCGTAATGAAGGCGTGCGCATCGCCCGGCGAATAGGGACCCTGCAGCTTCCGAAAATTCCCGGCCAAGACAACCGCATCGATCTTCCGGAAAATTTTCCGAAGTTCCCGGCCCTCCGCCTCAGCCCTCTCCAAAAAAATCCGCCGGGCGCAATGTCCGGCGGATAACTCTCAGCGCTTCTGTCTGCGCGATTTCTTCTTCTCCTGCCGCTCCTTGGCCCGGCGTTCGAGCCGCACGCGGCGCTGCGTCAGGCGGAACGTGTAGAGCAGGCCCACGAAACCCACACCCAGCAGCGTAATCCAGAACCAGACGGCAATGCCCCGTTCCATATACTCCAGCGCGTAAATCACGCCCGCGACCGCCGCGATCATCATCACGAGACGGACGATCTGCATAACATTCGTTTTCCTCATATCACTCCTTATTTTACACGTTTCCGACTCCGGGCGCCGGCCGCCGCAACCGCAGCGCCGCACGGACCGGCACACAAAACCGCACGCAAAACCGCTGCACGGACCCGCGCGCACCGATCGTCCTCTTCCCCGCGCGCCATACGCCACAAAACAACTGCGTCGCCCTGCCGGAAAACACGGTCTCCACGCTCCGAAACAACTGTAAAGCGCCCCGTCAAGGAATCTGGTGCCGGTTCACCTCGTCGAGGTGCCTGCACTTGCGCTTATGGCATTCGTTGTACACCATACCCGCGCCGGCCAGTGCGAACAGCACCGCCACGATCAGGTCGAAAATACAGTTTTTGTTCGACAAAGCCCAGAATATATTGACACCGAGCCACACGAGCGTCACAATCAGGAAAATCACGGCAACAGTAAAAGTCTTTTTGTTCATAGGCGTATTTGTTAAGTTAGTCCATTCCTCGGAACAGTGACGCAACAGCCGCGGGACAGCAGGTCGGTACAGGGCGTCAGTTACCCTGCTCGCACATGAATTTGATACGCACCAGACGTATCTCCTCCTCGGTATAGTCGGCCCCCAGTTCGTCGATGGCCGCATCGAGCGAGTCGCTCTCGGCGTCCTCCTTGAAATAGAGGTATATGTCCTCGATCTTGTCCTCGTCCATAAACTCCCGGAGGTAATAGGAGATGTCGAGCTTCGTGCCCGAATTGACGATTCCCTCGATCTCGGTCAGCAGCTCGTCGAAATCGAGATCCTTGGCACGGGCGATGTCCTCGAAATCCATCTTCCGGTCGATCGACTGGATGATGAAGATCTTGTTGCCCGACTTGTTGCCGACCGACTTGACGATCATGTCCTGCGGACGGATGATCTCCTTCTCCTCGACGTAGGCCTTGATCAGCTTGATGAACTCCTCGCCGAACTTGCGGGCCTTGCCCACGCCGACACCGGTAATGTTCTGCATCTCTTCGAGGGTGATGGGGTACTGCACGGCCATATCTTCGAGCGACGGGTCCTGAAAGATGACGAACGGCGGCAGCCCGTGCTGCTTGGCGACCTTCTTGCGCAGGTCCTTGAGCATCGAGAACAGCTCC contains these protein-coding regions:
- a CDS encoding GNAT family N-acetyltransferase; this encodes MSGGSTPESAVGSGLRTGVSYRGRGVMTAAVARAAEWVFANTPIIRIFAAAYVSNPASQRVLDKAGFRFVGTMHRAFVGNGAFVDGCYYELLK